A single Tenacibaculum sp. 190524A02b DNA region contains:
- a CDS encoding APC family permease: protein MKAKNNQKLSLLGSVSLGTGVMIGAGIFVLMGQIAELIGDLFPIAFIAGAIVVAFSSYSYVKFSNAFPSSGGVAKFLTKAYGPGTAAGSFSLLMYVSMVVAESLVAGTFGAYTLRLFPEEYAGYASVLGVILIAVAYIVNISGNKIIEATVTFTAIIKVAGIALLAISGLIISGLPTITGNYTPANSQLLPEGFSFIAALALSILAYKGFTTITNQGADIENPHKNVGRSIIISILICTIIYVILALSVAGGLTVEEIIAAKDYALAAAAKPALGKWGSILTIFLAIIATVSGVIASVYSASRMLGMLSKIKQVPDLNRVKNLKNTALIFTVSLAILLTILFDLTRIASIGAIFYLIMDIAIHWGLFRYLKKEVQFNPNIPIIAILMDVLVLGAFIYMKYLNDPFVLMVAGIGIVLIFLFQFLFMKSHTDEHGNMHMEMDMDEHDMMKM, encoded by the coding sequence ATGAAAGCAAAAAACAACCAAAAACTCTCTTTATTAGGTTCTGTTTCATTAGGAACAGGTGTTATGATTGGGGCAGGTATTTTTGTACTAATGGGACAAATTGCTGAACTTATTGGCGATTTGTTTCCTATTGCATTTATTGCAGGAGCTATTGTAGTTGCTTTTAGCTCTTATTCATACGTTAAATTTTCAAATGCTTTTCCATCTTCTGGTGGTGTTGCAAAATTTTTAACAAAGGCTTATGGCCCAGGAACGGCAGCCGGTTCATTTTCACTATTAATGTACGTGTCAATGGTAGTTGCCGAAAGTTTAGTTGCTGGTACTTTTGGTGCCTATACTTTACGGTTATTCCCAGAAGAATACGCAGGCTATGCATCTGTATTAGGTGTAATTCTTATTGCAGTTGCCTATATTGTAAATATTTCTGGAAATAAGATAATTGAAGCCACTGTTACCTTTACTGCAATTATTAAAGTAGCAGGTATTGCCTTATTGGCAATTTCTGGCTTGATTATTTCTGGTTTGCCAACCATTACAGGTAATTATACACCTGCCAACAGCCAATTGTTACCAGAAGGATTTAGTTTTATTGCTGCATTGGCTTTATCTATTTTAGCCTATAAAGGATTTACAACCATTACCAACCAGGGAGCAGACATAGAAAACCCACACAAAAATGTTGGACGCTCAATCATTATTTCCATACTAATCTGTACGATTATTTATGTAATCTTAGCACTTTCTGTGGCAGGAGGTCTAACAGTTGAAGAAATTATTGCTGCTAAAGACTATGCTTTGGCTGCAGCAGCGAAACCTGCTTTGGGCAAATGGGGTTCAATACTTACTATTTTTCTTGCAATTATTGCTACAGTTTCTGGAGTTATTGCTAGTGTCTATTCAGCTTCAAGAATGTTGGGGATGTTAAGCAAAATAAAACAAGTACCAGATTTAAACAGAGTAAAAAACCTTAAGAATACAGCTTTAATTTTTACGGTTTCTTTGGCGATACTGCTGACAATATTATTTGATTTAACAAGAATTGCTTCAATTGGAGCCATATTTTATTTAATAATGGACATAGCTATTCATTGGGGACTTTTCAGATATCTTAAAAAAGAAGTTCAATTTAATCCTAATATTCCAATTATCGCCATTTTAATGGATGTACTCGTTCTAGGAGCATTTATCTACATGAAATATTTAAACGACCCATTTGTACTTATGGTTGCTGGTATTGGGATTGTTTTGATTTTTCTTTTTCAATTTCTTTTTATGAAATCGCATACAGATGAACACGGAAATATGCATATGGAAATGGATATGGATGAACACGATATGATGAAAATGTAA
- a CDS encoding heavy metal translocating P-type ATPase, producing the protein MTHTYKITRMTCNGCRTKVEKTLNSIEGITSAQVSLPDSATIEMEQHVATETMQEVLAEAGNYTIEMTHHTPKKEGENKGGSCCGGNAKATKSHQNRTEEKAASCCSTGHSTRKHHQHGHEHNHPTPTLDPEAAGKYHCPMHCEGSKVYDKPGDCPVCGMNLEKIPELMPKNVQFTCPMHPEIVKDEFGSCPICGMDLVPMEHSDNEEDAIYQKLLKKFKVAVAFTIPIFIIAMSEMISNNPLYNILDQKMWNWVQLVLSIPVVFYATWMFFEKAWKSIKTRNLNMFTLIGIGAGIAWVFSVFAMLFSDIFPAQFKTPHGNVFVYFEATTVILTLVLLGQLLEARAHSQTSGAIKELLKLVPSTATLLVNGEEKIIAIDKIQQGDLLRVKPGEKIPVDGVINEGISSIDESMITGEPIPADKKQGDKVSSGTINGTKSFVMEAQKVGSETLLSQIITMVNSASRSKAPMQKLADKISKYFVPIVLAVAVLTFIVWAIFGPEPTYVFAFVNAIAVLIIACPCALGLATPMSVMVGVGRGAQSGVLIKNAEALEKMEKVDTLIVDKTGTITEGKPSVEKVISISEKISETDLTQKIASLNQYSEHPLAEAVVKFAKEKNIEDVDVPDFEAVKGKGVIGTIDGQLVSLGNDKLLHQFNIELSNNLLEQAKAEQQQGKTVSYIAIGKEAVGYVTIFDAIKKTSEEAIKTLQAKGIEVIMLTGDNKNTAQAVAEKLQLEHFKAECLPEDKLKEIELLQSQGKIVAMAGDGINDAPALAQSDVGIAMGTGTDVAIESASITLVKGDLQGIVKAKNLSHKVVQNIKQNLFFAFIYNVLGVPVAAGVLFPIFGILLSPMIAALAMSFSSVSVIGNALRLRNVKV; encoded by the coding sequence ATGACGCATACTTATAAAATAACAAGAATGACCTGTAATGGTTGTAGAACTAAAGTTGAAAAAACCTTAAATAGTATTGAAGGCATTACAAGTGCACAAGTAAGTTTACCAGATAGCGCTACCATAGAAATGGAGCAACATGTTGCTACAGAAACTATGCAAGAAGTATTAGCTGAAGCAGGGAACTATACTATTGAAATGACACATCATACCCCTAAAAAAGAAGGAGAAAACAAAGGAGGCTCTTGTTGTGGTGGAAATGCTAAAGCTACTAAGTCGCATCAAAATAGAACAGAAGAAAAAGCTGCTTCATGTTGTAGTACTGGACACAGCACAAGAAAGCATCATCAACATGGTCATGAACACAATCACCCTACACCAACATTAGATCCAGAAGCTGCTGGAAAATATCATTGCCCTATGCATTGTGAAGGTTCTAAAGTGTATGATAAACCTGGTGATTGTCCCGTTTGCGGAATGAATTTGGAAAAAATTCCAGAGCTGATGCCTAAAAATGTACAGTTTACCTGTCCAATGCATCCAGAAATTGTTAAAGACGAGTTTGGTTCATGTCCAATTTGTGGTATGGATTTAGTACCAATGGAACACAGTGATAATGAAGAAGATGCTATTTATCAAAAACTACTTAAAAAGTTTAAAGTAGCGGTTGCTTTTACCATTCCTATTTTCATTATTGCCATGTCTGAAATGATATCTAACAATCCGTTATATAACATTTTAGATCAAAAAATGTGGAACTGGGTTCAGTTGGTATTATCCATTCCTGTTGTTTTTTATGCAACTTGGATGTTCTTTGAAAAAGCATGGAAGTCTATAAAAACACGGAATCTTAATATGTTTACCTTAATTGGTATTGGCGCAGGTATTGCGTGGGTATTTAGTGTGTTTGCTATGTTATTTTCAGATATTTTCCCAGCGCAATTTAAAACACCTCACGGTAATGTATTTGTATATTTTGAAGCTACTACAGTGATATTGACCTTAGTGTTATTAGGGCAATTACTGGAAGCAAGAGCACATAGTCAAACTAGTGGAGCAATTAAAGAACTACTAAAATTAGTTCCTTCAACAGCAACACTATTAGTAAATGGAGAAGAAAAAATTATTGCTATTGATAAAATTCAACAAGGTGATTTATTACGTGTAAAACCAGGAGAAAAGATTCCTGTTGATGGAGTAATTAACGAAGGGATAAGTAGTATTGATGAATCCATGATTACTGGAGAACCAATTCCTGCAGATAAAAAGCAAGGTGATAAAGTAAGCTCAGGAACTATTAATGGTACAAAATCTTTTGTGATGGAAGCCCAAAAAGTAGGTTCAGAAACCTTGTTATCTCAAATCATTACGATGGTAAATAGTGCGAGTCGTTCAAAAGCACCAATGCAAAAGTTAGCAGATAAAATCTCAAAATATTTTGTGCCAATTGTATTGGCGGTTGCTGTACTTACATTTATTGTTTGGGCTATTTTTGGACCTGAACCAACTTATGTATTTGCCTTTGTAAATGCCATAGCTGTGTTGATTATTGCGTGTCCTTGTGCCTTAGGATTAGCCACACCAATGTCTGTAATGGTTGGTGTTGGACGTGGAGCACAATCAGGTGTTTTGATTAAAAACGCTGAAGCTCTTGAAAAAATGGAGAAGGTTGATACCTTAATTGTAGATAAAACGGGAACCATTACTGAAGGGAAACCGTCTGTAGAAAAGGTTATATCAATTTCAGAAAAAATCTCTGAAACTGATTTAACTCAAAAGATAGCATCATTGAATCAATATAGTGAGCATCCATTAGCTGAAGCAGTAGTTAAATTCGCCAAAGAAAAAAACATTGAGGATGTTGATGTTCCAGATTTTGAAGCCGTAAAAGGTAAAGGAGTTATTGGAACAATAGACGGACAACTAGTTTCTTTAGGTAATGATAAATTGTTACATCAGTTTAATATTGAGCTTTCTAATAACTTGTTAGAACAAGCTAAAGCAGAGCAACAACAAGGTAAAACGGTTTCATACATTGCTATCGGTAAAGAAGCCGTTGGTTATGTTACTATTTTTGATGCCATTAAGAAAACAAGTGAGGAAGCTATTAAAACTTTACAAGCAAAAGGTATTGAAGTGATAATGCTTACAGGTGATAATAAAAATACCGCCCAAGCAGTTGCAGAAAAATTACAGCTAGAACATTTTAAAGCAGAATGCTTACCAGAGGATAAACTTAAAGAAATTGAGTTATTACAATCCCAAGGTAAAATTGTAGCAATGGCAGGAGATGGTATTAATGATGCACCAGCGTTGGCACAGTCTGATGTCGGAATAGCTATGGGAACAGGAACAGATGTTGCTATAGAAAGTGCCTCTATAACCTTAGTAAAAGGAGATTTACAAGGTATTGTAAAGGCTAAAAACTTAAGTCATAAAGTTGTACAAAATATCAAGCAAAATCTATTTTTTGCATTTATCTATAATGTTTTAGGTGTTCCTGTAGCTGCTGGGGTTTTATTTCCAATATTTGGAATATTATTATCGCCCATGATAGCCGCATTGGCTATGAGCTTTAGCTCTGTGTCTGTAATCGGGAATGCGTTGCGATTAAGGAATGTGAAGGTATAG
- a CDS encoding multicopper oxidase domain-containing protein, with the protein MKSVVLNLIAFLFVINIIAQEKIIPEISGNTVIYRITIDEKMVNFTGKEVEAMAVNNSIPAPTLTFTEGQNAVIYVTNNMKVETSVHWHGLILPNFQDGVPYLNSPPILPGKTHKFEFPLTHSGTYWYHSHTGLQEQRGVYGAIMIKPKKQKLDYDYDLTLVLSDWTDEKPYSVLKNLKRNNEWYAIKRKTNVSLANAIANNALGAQLKLWSKRMPGVDISDVAFEAFLINGKPAPTYPQFKAGDKVRIRMVNASAATYFWITIGGKQMLVASDGVGVVPVHRDKVLHAIAETYDYIVTIPESGAIEVRATAQDGSGFTSAILGRGTVEKAKVLPPVDYIKMLKQMGNMKMGGAMKMDKKMAMNKDMEMEEAPVHKKDSMPKMKMNDKHQHHKMDMMKSDATKMKGMNMQMNKEFSYDYLKSPVKTTIHSELPTNEITLNLTGNMLRYVWSLNGKVLSEVDKIKIKRGEKTRITLNNKTMMHHPMHLHGHFFRVVNSNGEYSPLKHTVNVPPMGSVTIEFDANETGDWFFHCHILYHAKAGMARIFSYGDPRDPRMANYPLKQLTKADQKIYTWGETTVASHMASLELVATNTYNQFNVDAQFGWNKNLEVGADYERYLGIFFRAYIGIEAENEVEDSLDEITTVGRAGVRWLLPCFIDSDLGIDTQLRPQIQFSTAIPIFNRVELQGMWQMQADFGWKNDLPADTNWEREYVWSVGAEYILGQYFSLSVSYDNRFGAGGGLTVRF; encoded by the coding sequence ATGAAATCAGTAGTTTTAAATTTAATAGCATTTCTTTTTGTAATTAATATAATAGCACAAGAAAAAATAATACCTGAAATTTCAGGAAATACGGTTATTTACCGCATTACCATAGACGAAAAAATGGTAAACTTCACAGGGAAAGAAGTTGAAGCAATGGCAGTAAACAATTCTATCCCTGCACCAACCTTGACTTTTACCGAAGGGCAAAACGCTGTTATCTACGTTACTAACAATATGAAGGTCGAAACCTCTGTGCATTGGCACGGATTGATTTTACCTAATTTTCAAGATGGTGTGCCGTATCTCAATTCGCCACCTATTCTTCCAGGGAAAACCCACAAATTCGAATTTCCACTTACACATTCAGGAACGTATTGGTATCATTCACACACAGGTTTACAAGAACAGCGAGGAGTATATGGTGCTATTATGATAAAGCCAAAAAAACAAAAACTCGATTACGATTATGATCTGACCTTGGTATTATCTGACTGGACAGATGAAAAGCCCTATAGTGTACTTAAAAACCTAAAACGAAATAATGAGTGGTATGCTATTAAACGTAAGACTAATGTTTCTTTAGCCAATGCCATTGCTAACAATGCGCTTGGCGCTCAATTAAAGTTATGGAGCAAGCGAATGCCAGGAGTAGATATTTCTGATGTGGCTTTCGAAGCATTTTTAATCAACGGAAAACCAGCACCTACTTATCCACAATTCAAAGCGGGTGATAAAGTACGTATTAGAATGGTTAACGCTTCGGCTGCTACCTATTTTTGGATTACCATTGGCGGAAAACAAATGCTTGTTGCTAGTGATGGTGTAGGTGTAGTTCCTGTTCATAGAGATAAGGTATTACATGCCATTGCAGAAACGTATGATTATATCGTAACAATTCCCGAAAGTGGCGCAATAGAAGTAAGAGCTACTGCTCAAGATGGTTCTGGATTCACATCTGCAATATTAGGGAGAGGTACTGTAGAAAAGGCTAAGGTATTGCCTCCTGTAGATTACATAAAGATGCTTAAACAAATGGGGAATATGAAGATGGGAGGAGCTATGAAAATGGATAAAAAAATGGCTATGAATAAAGATATGGAAATGGAAGAAGCACCTGTGCATAAAAAAGATTCGATGCCAAAAATGAAGATGAATGACAAGCATCAACATCATAAAATGGATATGATGAAATCAGATGCTACAAAAATGAAAGGAATGAATATGCAGATGAACAAGGAGTTTTCGTATGATTATTTAAAATCACCTGTAAAAACAACCATTCATTCCGAGTTGCCGACCAATGAAATCACACTTAATCTTACTGGAAATATGTTGCGTTATGTGTGGAGTTTAAATGGCAAAGTCCTTTCCGAAGTTGATAAAATAAAAATAAAACGAGGTGAAAAAACACGTATTACCCTTAATAACAAAACAATGATGCATCACCCAATGCATTTACACGGACATTTTTTTAGGGTTGTCAATTCCAATGGTGAATACTCACCATTAAAGCATACGGTAAATGTACCTCCAATGGGAAGCGTTACTATTGAGTTCGATGCCAATGAAACTGGGGATTGGTTTTTTCATTGTCATATCTTGTATCACGCCAAAGCTGGTATGGCACGTATTTTTAGTTATGGTGATCCGCGCGATCCTCGAATGGCAAACTATCCATTAAAACAACTTACCAAAGCAGATCAAAAAATCTATACTTGGGGAGAAACGACTGTTGCAAGTCATATGGCCTCATTAGAATTAGTAGCAACTAACACCTACAACCAATTTAATGTTGATGCACAATTTGGTTGGAATAAGAATTTGGAAGTTGGTGCGGATTATGAACGTTACCTCGGAATATTTTTTAGAGCATACATCGGAATAGAAGCCGAAAACGAAGTTGAAGATTCTTTAGATGAAATCACAACTGTTGGACGAGCTGGTGTACGTTGGTTATTACCTTGCTTTATTGATAGCGATTTAGGTATCGACACACAGCTACGTCCTCAAATTCAGTTTTCAACTGCAATTCCAATATTTAATCGCGTAGAGTTACAAGGAATGTGGCAAATGCAAGCCGATTTTGGTTGGAAAAATGACTTGCCAGCAGATACAAACTGGGAACGCGAATATGTTTGGAGTGTTGGTGCAGAGTATATCTTAGGACAGTACTTTTCATTATCAGTTAGTTATGATAATCGTTTTGGAGCTGGTGGCGGATTGACAGTTAGATTTTAA
- a CDS encoding helix-turn-helix domain-containing protein, whose translation MNTILYIKNMVCPRCIKVITDELTKNQINFDEVNLGSIHFKETVDETTLHQIKQILKKEGFEILENKDRQLINKIKSILIEQIHHSNTKVTQNISTILTDAIGMDYTNLSKLFSETERTTIEKYIIYLKIEKVKELLKYGELSLSQISYDLNYSSPQHLSRQFKQVTGLTPTQFKAFGKRNTLDKLNNDTGL comes from the coding sequence ATGAATACTATTCTTTACATAAAAAATATGGTGTGTCCTCGCTGTATTAAAGTTATTACTGATGAGTTAACTAAAAACCAGATAAATTTTGATGAGGTTAATTTGGGAAGTATTCATTTTAAAGAAACAGTAGACGAAACTACTCTACATCAAATAAAACAAATACTTAAAAAAGAAGGGTTTGAGATTTTAGAAAATAAGGATAGGCAACTTATAAATAAAATAAAATCAATTCTTATAGAACAAATTCATCATAGTAATACTAAAGTAACACAAAACATTTCTACAATATTAACAGATGCCATTGGTATGGATTATACTAATCTTAGTAAACTGTTTTCTGAAACTGAAAGGACAACTATTGAAAAATATATTATTTATCTAAAAATAGAAAAGGTTAAGGAGTTGCTAAAATATGGTGAGCTAAGTCTATCGCAAATATCCTACGATTTAAATTATAGCAGTCCTCAACATTTATCAAGACAATTTAAACAAGTTACAGGGCTAACCCCTACGCAATTTAAAGCTTTTGGTAAAAGAAATACACTTGATAAACTTAATAATGACACAGGTTTATAA